One window of the Saccopteryx bilineata isolate mSacBil1 chromosome 2, mSacBil1_pri_phased_curated, whole genome shotgun sequence genome contains the following:
- the LOC136323533 gene encoding sperm acrosome membrane-associated protein 3-like, producing the protein MEARSWAPRRQHGPPGVTWLAVVSLLSCLLIPGQTKVFGRCELVEVLQELGLEGYRGYSLADWVCLAYFASGFHTDALDHKPDGSTNNGIFQINSQKWCKDFDRKGPNLCHVYCTDLLNPNLKDSVICAMKISQETKGLSNWETWRQNCQGQDLSDWVDGCNF; encoded by the exons ATGGAAGCCAGGAGCTGGGCTCCCCGAAGGCAGCACGGCCCCCCTGGGGTAACGTGGCTGGCCGTGGTCTCTCTGCTTAGCTGCCTGCTTATCCCCGGACAAACCAAGGTCTTCGGCCGCTGTGAGCTGGTCGAAGTGCTACAGGAGCTCGGTCTGGAAGGATACCGGGGCTACAGCCTGGCTGACT GGGTCTGTCTTGCTTATTTCGCAAGTGGCTTTCACACAGATGCTCTGGACCATAAACCTGATGGAAGCACCAACAATGGCATCTTCCAGATCAACAGCCAGAAGTGGTGTAAAGACTTTGATAGAAAAGGCCCCAACCTGTGCCACGTGTACTGCACAG ACTTATTGAATCCTAACCTCAAGGATAGTGTTATCTGTGCCATGAAGATAAGTCAGGAGACCAAGGGTCTGAGCAACTG GGAGACCTGGAGGCAAAACTGCCAGGGCCAGGACCTCAGCGACTGGGTGGATGGCTGTAACTTCTAG